One segment of Solanum stenotomum isolate F172 chromosome 1, ASM1918654v1, whole genome shotgun sequence DNA contains the following:
- the LOC125847189 gene encoding probable polyamine transporter At3g13620: protein MTQKIETPNLDSPSSTIEPPQHLPTTTNPTTPKKNHKLTLIPLIFLIYFEVAGGPYGEEPAVKAAGPLLAILGFLIFPFIWSVPEALITAELSTTFPGNGGFVIWADKAFGPFWGSLMGSWKFLTGVINIASFPVLCISYLEEIFPILDSGVPRKLAILGSTLFLSLVNYTGLTIVGYVAVALGVISLAPFIIMSLIAIPKIHPHRWLSLGQKGVKKDWNLFFNTLFWNLNFWDNVSTMAGEVENPRKTFPLALFSSVVFTCLGYIIPLMAVTGAVDVDQRDWDTGFMANAAEIISGRWLKFWIEIGAVLSTIGLFEAQLSSSAFQILGMAEIAFLPKFFGLRSKWFNTPWVGIVLSTTISLGMSYMNFQDIISSANFLYSLGMLLEFASFLWLRRKFPLIKRPYRVPMRLPLLVIMCLVPCGFLVFIMAIATKLVYLISGLMTIGGIGWYFLMKYCKSKKLLKFNDKVDDAYEEYVE, encoded by the coding sequence atgacacaaaagattgagacaCCAAATCTTGATTCACCTTCCTCCACCATAGAACCACCACAACACCTCCCAACAACCACCAACCCcaccaccccaaaaaaaaaccaCAAACTTACCCTCATCCCATTAATCTTCCTCATATACTTTGAAGTAGCTGGTGGTCCATATGGTGAAGAACCAGCTGTTAAAGCAGCTGGTCCTTTACTAGCAATTCTTGGATTTCTAATTTTCCCCTTTATTTGGAGTGTACCAGAAGCCCTAATTACAGCTGAACTTTCAACAACTTTCCCAggtaatgggggttttgtcattTGGGCTGATAAAGCTTTTGGACCCTTTTGGGGTTCTTTAATGGGTTCTTGGAAATTCCTTACTGGtgtcataaatattgcatcttTCCCTGttttatgtattagttatttaGAAGAAATTTTCCCAATTCTTGATTCTGGGGTTCCAAGAAAATTAGCAATTCTTGGTTCAACTTTGTTTTTATCACTTGTTAACTATACTGGATTAACAATTGTTGGGTATGTAGCTGTTGCACTTGGGGTTATTTCACTTGCCCCTTTTATCATAATGTCATTAATTGCTATACCAAAGATTCATCCTCATAGATGGTTGAGTTTAGGTCAAAAGGGGGTTAAAAAAGATTGGAACTTGTTCTTTAATACACTCTTTTGGAACTTGAATTTTTGGGATAATGTTAGTACTATGGCTGGTGAAGTTGAAAATCCAAGAAAGACATTTCCTTTAGCACTTTTTTCTAGTGTAGTGTTCACTTGTTTAGGGTATATTATACCACTTATGGCTGTAACGGGGGCGGTAGACGTGGACCAACGCGATTGGGACACAGGGTTTATGGCTAACGCCGCGGAGATCATATCAGGGAGGTGGTTGAAGTTTTGGATTGAGATTGGTGCTGTATTGTCTACCATTGGATTGTTTGAAGCTCAATTGAGTAGTTCAGCATTTCAAATTTTGGGTATGGCTGAAATTGCATTTTTACCTAAGTTTTTTGGGCTAAGGTCTAAATGGTTTAATACACCTTGGGTTGGGATTGTGTTGTCAACAACTATATCACTTGGGATGAGTTATATGAATTTTCAAGATATTATTTCTAGTGCAAATTTCTTGTATAGTTTAGGTATGCTTTTGGAGTTTGCATCATTTCTTTGGTTAAGGAGGAAGTTTCCATTGATTAAAAGGCCTTATAGGGTGCCAATGAGATTGCCACTTTTGGTGATTATGTGTTTGGTTCCATGTGGTTTTTTGGTATTCATCATGGCTATAGCAACAAAGCTTGTGTATTTGATTAGTGGATTGATGACTATTGGAGGGATTGGATGGTACTTTTTGATGAAGTATTGTAAGTCAAAGAAGTTGTTAAAGTTCAATGATAAGGTAGATGATGCTTATGAGGAATATGTGGAGTAA